In Salinigranum marinum, one DNA window encodes the following:
- a CDS encoding PAS domain-containing sensor histidine kinase: protein MTDDDGRTTEQYARLVERLPVGVFRSRFDGTLVDVNPAFVSLLRADSAERLVGRDASEFYHDADSRRRLLGKLEREGTVSDEEIRLTALSGERIWVSTTLTLTDCGDERFLEGFSWEVTERKERERELRRTNERLEAFSGIVSHDLRNPLGVADGRLALARQECDSDHLHHVAQAHDRMATLIEDLLTLAREAGSTVEVDPVDLAALVEASWKNVRTDGATLATRTEATILADRPRLQRLFENLFRNAVEHGSTDPRSQTHEDDGANGDVAVAVTVGDLDDGFYVEDDGPGIVPADRDRIFENGYSTHETGTGFGLSIVESVAEAHGWTVAVTRGDSGGARFEIAGVARDV from the coding sequence ATGACCGACGACGACGGGCGAACGACCGAACAGTACGCGCGACTCGTCGAGCGCCTGCCGGTCGGCGTCTTCCGCAGCCGGTTCGACGGGACACTCGTCGACGTCAACCCGGCGTTCGTCTCGCTGCTGCGCGCCGACTCGGCGGAGCGACTGGTGGGACGGGACGCGAGCGAATTTTACCACGACGCCGACAGTCGCCGTCGGCTGCTCGGGAAGCTCGAACGGGAGGGGACGGTCTCCGACGAAGAGATCCGACTCACCGCGCTCTCCGGCGAGCGGATCTGGGTGTCGACGACGCTGACGCTGACCGACTGCGGCGACGAGCGCTTCCTCGAAGGCTTCTCCTGGGAGGTGACCGAACGGAAGGAGCGCGAGCGGGAACTCCGGCGGACCAACGAGCGGCTGGAGGCGTTCTCGGGCATCGTCAGCCACGACCTCCGGAACCCACTCGGGGTGGCCGACGGCCGGCTGGCGTTGGCCCGCCAGGAGTGCGACAGCGATCACCTCCACCACGTCGCACAGGCGCACGACCGGATGGCGACGCTGATCGAGGATCTCCTGACGCTGGCGCGGGAGGCCGGTTCGACGGTCGAAGTGGATCCGGTCGATCTCGCCGCGCTCGTCGAAGCCAGCTGGAAGAACGTCCGAACCGACGGGGCGACTCTCGCCACGAGGACCGAGGCCACGATCCTCGCCGACCGCCCCCGGCTCCAGCGGCTGTTCGAGAACTTGTTTCGGAACGCCGTGGAACACGGTTCCACGGACCCTCGTTCGCAGACTCACGAGGACGACGGTGCGAACGGCGACGTGGCGGTGGCCGTGACGGTCGGCGACCTCGACGACGGGTTCTACGTCGAGGACGACGGTCCGGGTATCGTTCCCGCGGACCGCGACCGCATCTTCGAGAACGGCTACTCGACGCACGAGACGGGGACGGGATTCGGGCTCTCGATCGTCGAGTCGGTCGCCGAGGCACACGGCTGGACGGTCGCCGTGACACGGGGCGACAGCGGCGGGGCGCGATTCGAGATCGCCGGCGTCGCGCGTGACGTGTGA
- a CDS encoding RPA12/RPB9/RPC11 RNA polymerase family protein: MEFCDECGSMMKTEGDKWVCPNGHEKLRNEATEATMTTTQGQEHSSAVDMSDVDDAEIGPTTRVNCPNPDCDNDRARYEMKQIRSADESETRFFTCTECGQKWREDDH, encoded by the coding sequence ATGGAGTTCTGTGACGAATGTGGCTCGATGATGAAGACCGAGGGGGACAAGTGGGTCTGTCCGAACGGACACGAGAAGCTGCGGAACGAGGCGACCGAGGCCACGATGACGACGACCCAGGGTCAAGAACACAGCAGTGCGGTCGACATGTCGGACGTCGACGACGCCGAGATCGGTCCGACGACCCGGGTCAACTGCCCGAACCCCGACTGTGACAACGACCGCGCCCGCTACGAGATGAAGCAGATCCGGTCGGCCGACGAGAGCGAGACGCGCTTTTTCACGTGTACCGAGTGCGGCCAGAAGTGGCGGGAGGACGACCACTGA
- a CDS encoding alkaline phosphatase D family protein: protein MGDDGGIGGRDEPARVPGDHSELLSELDSHDLAVATDPEAPADAGVFDDDPTADPDETFPQSVGSGGPTPEGVILWTRIAPDAFAPDESLGVQVARDAELTDVVYEGVVTDAERVRAHDYTVKVDLDGRLDPDREYWYRFVYRGVASRTGRCRTLPHPDSSPESLRIALLACQNYSNGYYPAYHYVAEAEVDFLVHVGDFVYESDGGDFKGFGSYDYPDREKSLPSGNGRVWNLDDYRYLYRTYRSDRFLQEAMESHTLIAGWDDHEMVNDVYWDRVTNAPAGDHPRGDDPQFMTELIADAMHAWWEFMPARVEYDPGGDSLQERFRLWRSFEFGDLVTLVMTDERLFRDPPREAIPTVDNVGPQYEPPGRTMLGDEQRAWLVETITTSEATWTVWADEVLTVPLRIGSGPLSLYPVQGGWDGYTRERMRITEAVAEAGVDNFVTLTGDMHSYVAAYQQTSYPGRVTGGEGVAQGDRIGVEFMTPAITSLNVAEALHLTRGRRKRLTEPLLSKLVPLMNPHIDFFDGHNWGYSVVEFTPDDCTYVGYAVDKTVNSPDADREVVVAYRVPEGRVELEDVTCEHSV from the coding sequence ATGGGAGACGACGGCGGCATCGGCGGGCGGGACGAACCGGCACGCGTGCCGGGCGATCACTCGGAACTCCTCTCGGAACTCGACTCGCACGACCTCGCGGTCGCGACCGATCCCGAGGCGCCGGCCGACGCGGGCGTCTTCGACGACGACCCCACGGCCGACCCCGACGAGACGTTCCCGCAGTCGGTCGGAAGCGGGGGGCCGACCCCCGAGGGCGTCATCCTGTGGACGCGGATCGCTCCCGACGCCTTCGCCCCCGACGAATCGCTCGGCGTGCAGGTCGCCCGAGACGCCGAACTGACCGACGTCGTCTACGAGGGCGTCGTGACCGACGCCGAGCGCGTCCGGGCGCACGACTACACGGTCAAGGTCGACCTCGACGGCCGCCTCGATCCCGACCGCGAGTACTGGTACCGGTTCGTCTACCGGGGCGTCGCCTCCCGGACCGGACGGTGCCGGACGCTCCCGCACCCCGACTCCTCGCCCGAGTCGCTCCGGATCGCACTGTTGGCGTGTCAGAACTACTCGAACGGCTACTACCCCGCCTACCACTACGTCGCCGAGGCCGAGGTCGACTTTCTCGTCCACGTCGGCGACTTCGTCTACGAGTCCGACGGCGGCGACTTCAAGGGATTCGGCTCGTACGACTACCCCGACCGCGAGAAGTCGCTCCCGAGCGGGAACGGCCGGGTGTGGAACCTCGACGACTACCGGTATCTGTACCGCACCTACCGGAGCGACCGGTTCCTCCAGGAGGCGATGGAGTCACACACGCTCATCGCCGGCTGGGACGACCACGAGATGGTCAACGACGTCTACTGGGACCGCGTCACGAACGCCCCCGCCGGCGACCATCCGCGCGGCGACGATCCCCAGTTCATGACCGAACTGATCGCCGACGCGATGCACGCCTGGTGGGAGTTCATGCCGGCGCGGGTCGAGTACGACCCCGGGGGCGACTCCCTCCAGGAGCGGTTCCGGCTCTGGCGCTCGTTCGAGTTCGGCGACCTCGTGACGCTCGTGATGACCGACGAGCGGCTGTTCCGTGATCCGCCGCGCGAGGCCATCCCGACGGTCGACAACGTCGGCCCGCAGTACGAACCGCCCGGGCGGACGATGCTCGGCGACGAACAGCGCGCGTGGCTTGTCGAGACGATCACGACGTCGGAGGCGACGTGGACCGTCTGGGCCGACGAGGTGCTGACGGTCCCCCTGCGGATCGGCTCCGGCCCGCTCTCGCTCTACCCGGTGCAGGGCGGCTGGGACGGCTACACCCGCGAGCGAATGCGCATCACCGAAGCGGTGGCCGAGGCGGGCGTCGACAACTTCGTCACGCTCACCGGCGACATGCACAGCTACGTCGCCGCCTACCAGCAGACCTCCTACCCCGGCCGGGTGACCGGCGGCGAGGGGGTCGCACAGGGCGACCGGATCGGCGTCGAGTTCATGACGCCCGCGATCACGTCGCTGAACGTCGCGGAAGCGCTCCACCTCACGCGCGGGCGGCGAAAGCGGCTCACCGAGCCGCTCCTCTCGAAGCTCGTCCCGCTGATGAACCCCCACATCGACTTCTTCGACGGCCACAACTGGGGCTACTCGGTCGTGGAGTTCACACCCGACGACTGCACCTACGTCGGCTACGCCGTCGACAAGACGGTGAACTCCCCCGACGCCGACCGGGAGGTCGTCGTCGCGTACCGCGTCCCCGAGGGCCGCGTCGAACTGGAGGACGTGACTTGCGAGCACTCGGTCTAA
- a CDS encoding methyltransferase domain-containing protein codes for MRLLFVNGDREYLLEPGAEFGTDLGVIDVPDDVAAGDTVETHLGERFQVREPRGPDLFDHFERTGAPMMPRDIGLVVGHTGASRGDRVLDAGTGTGVLAAYLGRVGADVVSYERDPDFADVARENMTLAGVTDRVEVRTGDLTDDLNSLDGEYDLLTLDTEDAPAVVARAPDLLVSGGFVAVYSPFVEGTRAAHEAAREAGLSEVQTFETIQRRMDFGERGSRPSTAGVGHTGYLLFGRR; via the coding sequence GTGAGGCTCCTCTTCGTCAACGGCGACCGCGAGTACCTCCTCGAACCCGGCGCGGAGTTCGGGACCGATCTCGGCGTCATCGACGTGCCCGACGACGTCGCGGCTGGCGACACCGTCGAGACGCATCTCGGCGAGCGCTTCCAGGTGCGCGAGCCGCGTGGCCCCGACCTCTTCGACCACTTCGAGCGCACCGGCGCGCCGATGATGCCGCGCGACATCGGCCTCGTCGTCGGCCACACGGGTGCCTCTCGCGGCGACCGCGTCCTCGACGCCGGCACGGGCACGGGGGTCCTCGCCGCCTATCTGGGGAGAGTCGGTGCCGACGTGGTGAGCTACGAGCGCGACCCGGACTTCGCCGACGTGGCCCGCGAGAACATGACCCTCGCGGGCGTCACCGACCGGGTCGAGGTCCGAACCGGCGACCTCACTGACGACCTCAACTCGCTCGATGGGGAGTACGACCTCCTCACCCTCGACACCGAAGACGCACCGGCGGTCGTCGCGCGCGCGCCGGACCTCCTGGTTTCGGGCGGGTTCGTCGCCGTCTACTCGCCGTTCGTTGAGGGGACCCGCGCCGCCCACGAGGCCGCCCGCGAGGCGGGCCTGTCGGAGGTCCAGACGTTCGAGACGATCCAGCGCCGCATGGACTTCGGCGAGCGCGGCTCCCGGCCGTCGACCGCGGGCGTCGGCCACACCGGCTACCTCCTGTTCGGGCGGCGCTGA
- a CDS encoding nascent polypeptide-associated complex protein: MFGGGGMNPRKMQQMMKQMGIDVTELDAEEVIIRTGDEELVFSDAQVTRMDAQGTQTYQVVGEPETRERGAGEASDADAVDDADDGTTGVDDAIPDEDVQLVVERAGVTPDEAREALATEDGDLAAAIARFQ, encoded by the coding sequence ATGTTTGGAGGCGGCGGCATGAACCCGCGGAAGATGCAGCAGATGATGAAACAGATGGGCATCGACGTCACCGAACTCGATGCCGAAGAGGTGATCATCCGGACCGGAGACGAGGAACTCGTCTTCTCCGACGCACAGGTCACCCGGATGGACGCCCAGGGGACCCAGACGTACCAGGTCGTCGGCGAGCCCGAGACGCGAGAGCGCGGAGCCGGTGAGGCGAGCGACGCCGATGCTGTCGACGATGCCGACGACGGCACGACGGGAGTCGACGACGCGATCCCCGACGAGGACGTTCAGCTCGTCGTCGAGCGCGCCGGCGTCACCCCCGACGAGGCCCGCGAGGCGCTCGCCACGGAGGACGGCGACCTGGCGGCGGCGATCGCCCGGTTCCAGTGA
- a CDS encoding creatininase family protein has protein sequence MYLADEAWPDLETYFEAESLAIVPLGSTEQHGPHLPEGTDHLIAEAFAREAAERTGYLCTPTITVGVSPHHRQFHGTMWADAPAFRDYVESLTRNLTYHGIDRVVYVNAHGGNVVHLREVGRRLRDAGDAYAIEWMWDESIPDLIEDAFAQPGPHGGPKETSLIQYLHPELVHDERLADARDGGLVDWENHPEAVQNGARTFYDAIDNTDNGVLGDQTDASAETGERLFEAATTQLVELCEWLATREFEALLPKDHV, from the coding sequence ATGTATCTCGCAGACGAGGCGTGGCCCGACCTCGAAACCTACTTCGAAGCGGAGTCGCTGGCGATCGTCCCGCTCGGCTCGACCGAACAGCACGGCCCACATCTCCCCGAGGGCACGGATCACCTCATCGCCGAGGCCTTCGCGCGCGAGGCCGCCGAGCGCACCGGCTACCTCTGCACCCCGACGATAACCGTCGGCGTCAGCCCACACCACCGGCAGTTCCACGGCACGATGTGGGCGGACGCGCCCGCCTTCAGAGACTACGTCGAGTCGCTGACGCGGAACCTCACCTACCACGGAATCGACCGCGTCGTCTACGTCAACGCCCACGGCGGCAACGTCGTCCATCTCCGTGAAGTCGGTCGCCGCCTCCGCGACGCCGGCGACGCCTACGCCATCGAGTGGATGTGGGACGAATCGATCCCCGACCTGATCGAGGACGCCTTCGCCCAGCCCGGCCCCCACGGCGGCCCGAAGGAGACGTCGCTCATCCAGTACCTCCACCCCGAACTCGTCCACGACGAGCGGTTAGCGGACGCGCGAGACGGCGGCCTCGTCGACTGGGAGAACCACCCCGAGGCCGTCCAGAACGGCGCGCGGACGTTCTACGACGCCATCGACAACACGGACAACGGCGTGCTGGGCGACCAGACCGACGCCTCCGCCGAGACGGGCGAGCGGCTGTTCGAGGCCGCGACGACCCAGCTCGTCGAGCTCTGTGAGTGGCTCGCAACCCGGGAGTTCGAGGCGCTGTTGCCGAAAGACCACGTCTGA
- a CDS encoding PQQ-binding-like beta-propeller repeat protein yields the protein MHRRDLLALVGMAGTSGCLRLQESGPAAADTTTPATGGPDGDDADTEPSTGEEDTGDTVGIGEVTLTERWTDGWHVNDGWVSNQTFYLSGTDGVGTAHQSEMGWTAELADDDVLGTEAFGISGGRAVFGLSPDPDGEGYSPEVGAQFYAYDHPAGEKAWRFDAPPDARHNYARGVAVVDGVAAVGSHTYGMDIDYDPLVTGVDMQTGEQVWDTHLAEVGGRYLVDIATYDGAICVGSTGTSDAGITLLDPATGEIVKHYDRIRMSTDGAAVSGSSYYPCAFDQMAAYSLDDGSTRWSTDVDDRIVAQPVVDNTLVVCGTVAGTVYAIERDTGTVRWQASVDETVESVALSVSHVWAANQANGLTGFARDGGSVVHRSTQDVSDLAVYDDTLLVGGDDTTAYTIE from the coding sequence ATGCACAGACGAGATCTGTTGGCTCTCGTCGGGATGGCGGGAACGAGCGGGTGTCTTCGACTACAGGAGAGCGGCCCGGCAGCGGCCGATACGACGACCCCGGCGACCGGAGGCCCCGACGGCGACGACGCGGACACCGAGCCGTCCACCGGCGAGGAGGACACTGGAGACACGGTCGGAATCGGCGAGGTGACGCTCACCGAACGCTGGACCGACGGGTGGCACGTGAACGACGGCTGGGTGTCGAACCAGACGTTCTACCTCAGCGGGACCGACGGCGTGGGGACGGCACATCAGTCGGAGATGGGCTGGACCGCCGAACTCGCCGACGACGACGTCCTCGGCACCGAGGCGTTCGGAATCAGTGGTGGTCGGGCGGTGTTCGGCCTGAGCCCCGACCCGGACGGCGAGGGTTACTCGCCCGAGGTCGGGGCGCAGTTCTACGCGTACGACCACCCCGCCGGCGAGAAGGCGTGGCGCTTCGACGCACCACCCGACGCGCGACACAACTACGCCCGGGGCGTCGCGGTCGTCGACGGTGTCGCGGCGGTCGGAAGCCACACCTACGGGATGGACATCGACTACGACCCGCTCGTCACTGGCGTCGACATGCAAACGGGCGAGCAGGTGTGGGACACTCACCTCGCCGAGGTCGGTGGCCGCTATCTCGTCGACATCGCGACGTACGACGGAGCCATCTGTGTGGGGTCAACCGGGACGTCCGACGCGGGAATAACGCTTCTCGACCCGGCGACGGGTGAGATCGTCAAGCACTACGACAGGATCAGGATGTCGACCGACGGCGCGGCCGTCTCGGGCAGCAGTTACTACCCGTGCGCGTTCGACCAGATGGCCGCTTACAGCCTCGACGACGGGAGCACGCGGTGGTCGACAGACGTCGACGACCGCATCGTGGCCCAGCCCGTCGTCGACAACACGCTGGTCGTCTGCGGGACGGTCGCCGGGACGGTCTACGCGATCGAGCGGGACACCGGAACGGTGCGCTGGCAGGCGAGTGTCGACGAAACCGTCGAATCAGTGGCGCTCTCGGTGTCGCACGTCTGGGCAGCCAACCAGGCAAACGGCCTCACCGGGTTCGCCCGGGACGGTGGGTCTGTCGTTCACCGGTCGACGCAGGACGTGAGCGATCTCGCCGTGTACGACGACACCCTCCTCGTCGGCGGTGACGACACGACCGCCTACACCATCGAGTGA
- a CDS encoding PH domain-containing protein — MTDANQRTTAEQLADTDGKRTDGDPTNGSHADQGASGVLFVTNPSAKPTAVKLGLTALVGLAVVGYLLSRPDLLGGPEATQIGVYVVAFVFVVAVARLLVRVYLLTRFRYVVTEDALRREYSLLYSSKSRELPLEKVRGYERTQSRVQTALNVGTVGFLTAADARGIGFLAFENVPESERVQALIRRHVEREQY; from the coding sequence ATGACAGATGCGAATCAGCGGACGACGGCAGAACAGCTCGCAGACACCGACGGGAAGCGAACCGACGGTGACCCGACGAACGGGAGCCACGCCGACCAGGGAGCGTCCGGCGTCCTGTTCGTCACGAACCCGTCGGCCAAACCGACCGCGGTCAAACTCGGACTCACCGCCCTCGTCGGACTCGCGGTCGTCGGGTACCTCCTGTCCAGGCCGGACCTGCTCGGCGGGCCAGAGGCCACACAGATCGGCGTGTACGTCGTCGCGTTCGTGTTCGTGGTCGCCGTCGCGCGACTGCTGGTCCGGGTCTACCTTCTCACACGGTTCCGGTACGTGGTCACGGAAGACGCGCTTCGCCGGGAGTACTCGCTGTTGTACTCTTCGAAGTCGCGCGAACTCCCGCTCGAGAAGGTCCGTGGATACGAACGGACACAGAGTCGCGTCCAGACCGCCCTCAACGTCGGAACGGTCGGGTTCCTCACGGCCGCGGACGCCCGCGGTATCGGGTTCCTCGCGTTCGAGAACGTCCCCGAGTCCGAACGGGTCCAGGCACTGATCCGACGGCACGTCGAACGGGAGCAGTACTGA
- a CDS encoding O-methyltransferase, giving the protein MDEQLRRLLGAVAPTHDDRQSRMLDHGVAEGFPTVGPQVGGVLRLLARLTDATDVFEFGSGFGYSASWFARGMDGGRIVLTEYDDEELALAREFLDGAYGVDFVFESGDAMAAVGRYDGPFDVVLLDHEGARYAPALARVREKLEPGGVVVADNVTAGPVDAETLSVMLDTEEDPLVTRDEPWDVDTTTEGIASYLDLVRSDPALETVVLPAGEGVAVSVRVG; this is encoded by the coding sequence ATGGACGAACAACTCCGTCGACTCCTCGGGGCGGTCGCGCCGACACACGACGACCGGCAGTCCCGGATGCTCGACCACGGCGTGGCCGAGGGCTTCCCGACCGTCGGGCCGCAGGTCGGGGGCGTCCTCCGCCTCCTCGCGCGACTCACGGACGCCACCGACGTCTTCGAGTTCGGGTCGGGGTTCGGCTACTCCGCCTCGTGGTTCGCCCGCGGGATGGACGGCGGTCGGATCGTCCTCACGGAGTACGACGACGAGGAACTCGCGCTCGCACGGGAGTTCCTCGACGGCGCGTACGGTGTCGACTTCGTCTTCGAGTCGGGCGACGCGATGGCCGCGGTCGGCCGGTACGACGGCCCGTTCGACGTGGTATTGCTCGACCACGAGGGGGCACGCTACGCGCCGGCGCTCGCGCGGGTTCGCGAGAAACTCGAACCCGGCGGTGTCGTCGTCGCCGACAACGTGACTGCCGGCCCCGTCGACGCCGAGACCCTCTCCGTGATGCTCGACACCGAGGAAGATCCACTGGTCACGCGCGACGAGCCGTGGGACGTCGACACGACGACCGAAGGGATCGCGTCGTACCTGGACCTCGTTCGGAGCGATCCGGCGCTCGAGACGGTCGTCCTCCCGGCCGGGGAGGGCGTGGCGGTCAGTGTTCGGGTCGGGTAG
- a CDS encoding methylmalonyl-CoA mutase family protein, which translates to MYDPADLERIRAAKSEWEEETLGPTLDRFGEREETFTTDTGGQEVDRLYTPADVETDYREDLGFPGEEPYTRGVYPTMHRGRLWTMRQYAGFGTARETNERFRYLIDNGSSGLSLAFDLPTQMGYDSDADMAAGEVGKSGVAIDTLDDMQTVFDGIPLDEVSTSMTINAPAAVLLAMYIAVGDEQGVPREKLRGTIQNDIMKEYVARNLYIYPPEPSMRLITDIFEFCAAETPKFNTISISGYHIREAGSTAAQEIAFTLGNGIEYVQAAVDAGLDVDSFAPQLSFFFNAHNNVLEEVAKFRAARRMWATIMDERFGAENPKSKQLKFHTQTGGSTLTAQQVDNNIVRVAYQALAAVLGGTQSLHTNGKDEALSLPTEKSVRTALRTQQILAHESGAADTIDPLAGSYYVESLTDRVEEDAFALLDEIDERGGMLDCVKNQWVQRQIQDVAFERQREIEAGDRVIVGVNEFRVDEEPQVDIEEVSEEDERRQVEHLNGVRNDRDEAAVEDALATVRDVARSDGNLMPPIIEAVKASATVGEVCGVLRDEFGEYQPGSAL; encoded by the coding sequence ATGTACGACCCCGCAGACCTCGAACGCATTCGCGCTGCGAAATCCGAGTGGGAGGAAGAGACGCTCGGTCCGACGCTGGACCGGTTCGGGGAGCGCGAGGAGACGTTCACGACCGATACCGGCGGGCAGGAGGTCGACCGACTGTACACGCCCGCGGACGTCGAGACGGACTACCGCGAGGACCTGGGATTCCCCGGGGAGGAGCCCTACACCAGGGGCGTCTACCCGACGATGCACCGCGGCCGGCTGTGGACGATGCGACAGTACGCCGGCTTCGGCACCGCCCGCGAGACGAACGAGCGGTTCCGCTACCTCATCGACAACGGCTCGTCGGGGCTGTCTCTCGCTTTCGACCTCCCGACGCAGATGGGCTACGACTCCGACGCCGACATGGCCGCGGGCGAGGTCGGCAAGTCCGGCGTCGCCATCGACACGCTCGACGACATGCAGACGGTATTCGACGGGATCCCGCTCGACGAGGTCTCCACGTCGATGACGATCAACGCGCCTGCGGCGGTCCTGCTCGCGATGTACATCGCGGTGGGCGACGAGCAGGGCGTCCCGCGCGAGAAGCTCCGGGGGACGATCCAGAACGACATCATGAAGGAGTACGTCGCGCGGAACCTCTACATCTACCCGCCGGAGCCCTCCATGAGGCTCATCACCGACATCTTCGAGTTCTGTGCCGCCGAGACGCCGAAGTTCAACACCATCTCCATCTCGGGGTACCACATCCGCGAGGCCGGCTCGACGGCAGCCCAGGAGATCGCCTTCACGCTCGGTAACGGGATCGAGTACGTCCAGGCCGCCGTGGACGCGGGGCTCGACGTGGACTCGTTCGCGCCGCAGCTGTCGTTTTTCTTCAACGCCCACAACAACGTCTTAGAGGAGGTCGCGAAGTTCCGCGCGGCGCGGCGGATGTGGGCGACGATCATGGACGAGCGGTTCGGGGCCGAGAACCCCAAGTCGAAACAGCTGAAGTTCCACACCCAGACCGGCGGCTCCACCCTCACGGCACAGCAGGTCGACAACAACATCGTCCGCGTCGCCTACCAGGCGCTGGCGGCCGTGCTCGGCGGCACGCAGAGCCTCCACACCAACGGGAAGGACGAGGCGCTCTCACTGCCCACGGAGAAGTCGGTTCGGACCGCGCTCCGGACCCAGCAGATCCTCGCTCACGAGTCCGGCGCGGCCGACACGATCGACCCGCTCGCGGGCTCGTACTACGTCGAGTCGCTCACCGACCGCGTCGAGGAGGACGCCTTCGCGCTCCTCGACGAGATCGACGAGCGCGGCGGGATGCTCGACTGCGTCAAGAACCAGTGGGTCCAGCGGCAGATCCAGGACGTCGCCTTCGAGCGCCAGCGCGAGATAGAAGCAGGCGACCGGGTCATCGTCGGCGTCAACGAGTTCCGCGTCGACGAGGAACCGCAGGTCGACATCGAGGAGGTCTCCGAGGAGGACGAACGCCGCCAGGTCGAGCATCTGAACGGGGTCCGAAACGACCGCGACGAGGCGGCGGTCGAGGACGCGCTCGCGACGGTGCGCGACGTCGCCCGCAGTGACGGAAACCTCATGCCGCCGATCATCGAGGCGGTGAAGGCGTCCGCGACGGTCGGCGAGGTGTGCGGCGTGCTCCGCGACGAGTTCGGCGAGTATCAGCCCGGAAGCGCGCTCTGA
- the mce gene encoding methylmalonyl-CoA epimerase, whose amino-acid sequence MEFDHIGVATTAAADLADLYADLLGTPVAHEETFEGMSVVFLELDTGYFELLEPRDDGAIARYLERNGAGIHHVALRTPDIDSSLERARELGVDLVDEEPRPGAWGHTVAFLHPKSTGGVLVEFVEH is encoded by the coding sequence ATGGAGTTTGACCACATCGGTGTCGCGACCACCGCTGCCGCCGACCTCGCTGACCTGTACGCCGATCTGCTCGGGACGCCGGTCGCACACGAAGAGACGTTCGAGGGGATGTCGGTCGTCTTTCTCGAACTGGACACCGGCTACTTCGAGTTGCTGGAGCCACGGGACGACGGGGCGATCGCCCGCTACCTCGAACGGAACGGAGCCGGGATCCACCACGTCGCGTTGCGGACGCCGGACATCGACAGCTCGCTCGAACGGGCCCGGGAGCTGGGCGTCGACCTCGTCGACGAGGAGCCCCGCCCGGGGGCGTGGGGACACACGGTCGCGTTCCTCCATCCGAAGTCGACGGGCGGCGTCCTCGTGGAGTTCGTCGAGCACTGA